The Microbacterium sp. SORGH_AS_0862 region GATGCTGCTGGTCACCCAGTCGACGCTGATGCTGCTGGCCGTGGCCGTCGGCGTCCTGCTGCTGACGAACGTCATGACGCTGCCGCTCATGTGGTGCTTCGCGGCGGCGTTCGGCGTCGCCAACGCGTTCGACGCGCCGGCGCGTCAGGCGTTCGTGACCGACATCGTGTCGCGCGACGACGCCTCCAACGCCGTCGCACTCAACTCCGCATCCTTCAACGCCGCGCGTCTGCTGGGACCGGCGATCGGCGGTGTGCTGATCGTGCTGGTGGGCACCGGGTGGGTCTTCATGGTCAACGCGGGCACCTTCCTCGCGATGCTCGTCGCGCTCATGCTCGTGCGGGTGCGCGAGCTCGTGCCGCGCACCCGCGCACCGGGCGGCGCGCGTCTGGCCGACGGCTTCCGCTACGTCGCGGGGCGGCCGGATCTGAAGGTGATCTTCGCGATGGTGTTCCTGATCGCGGCCTTCGGCATGAACTTCCCGATCTTCGCCTCCACCATGGCGGTGCAGTTCGGGCAGCAGGCCGACGGGTACGGGCTGCTGAGCTCCGTGCTCGCCGTCGGCTCCCTCGCGGGCGCGCTGCTGGCCGCACGGCGCGATCGCGCCCGGATGCGGGTCGTGATCGCAGCGCTGGGAGCCTTCGGCGTCTTCTCCCTCATCTCGGCGGCGATGCCGACCTACCCGCTCTACGCCGTGAGCCTCGTGTTCGTCGGCTTCAGCACCGTCACCATCCTCACCACCGCGAACGGCTACGTGCAGACCACGACGGATCCGGCCCTGCGCGGCCGTGTGCTCGCGCTGTACATGGCGGTCATCATGGGCGCCACCCCCATCGGCGCCCCGATCGCCGGCTGGGTCGCCGACACGTGGGGACCGCGCGCCGCGATCGATGTCGGCGCCGTCGCGGGCCTCGTCGGCTGCGCGATCGGCGTCACGTGGCTCCTCGCATCCGGCCGGGTGCGCCGTGACCCCGAGGCTCGCCTGCGGTTCGAGATCGACGAGACCCGGCCCGTCCGCGTCGTCGCTCCGGAGGAGTTCAGCGACGAGGTCGCCGCAGCCACCGCACCGGTGACCCTCCCGGATGCGGCAGCGCGCCGCCGCATCCGCCGCCGCTCGCGGCGCACCGCCCGCGCCCCGCGTCCGTGACCCGCCGCGCCCGGCCCGGCGCGCTCGAACGACCCGGCGCGACGGCGAAGCGCGGATCAGGCCTCGCGGGTGATCGTGACCTTCACGTGCAGGTTGCTCTTGAACGGTCCCGCGTACACGCCTCGCAGCGGCGGCACGTCGTTGTAGTCGCGTCCGCGCCCCACGAGCACGTGACGATCGCCGATCTCGATGTTGTTCGTCGGGTCGAAGCCCGTCCACTCGCCGGCGAACCACTCGACCCACGCGTGCGACTCCCCCGTCACCGCGACGCCCACCTCGGCCTGCGGACGCGGATGCAGGTAGCCGGACACGTAGCGCGCCGGAATGCCCACGGAGCGCAGCGCGCCGATCGCGATGTGCGCCATGTCCTGGCACACGCCCTTGCGCGCCTCCCACGCGTCGATCGCCGTCGAGTGCACCCCGGTCACACCGTGCATGTACTCGACCGCATCCCCGATCGCGACGCAGATCTCGTGCGCCGCGCGGCCCGGGTCGTCGTGCCGCGATGCGTAGGATGCGGCGAGCTCGACGACCTCGGGATGAGGGCGCGTCCGGTGCGTCTGCGTCAGCTGCTCGACCGTCTCGAGCGACCGCGCGGCCTCGGCCGCGAGACGATCCCAGGTGATGCCGGTGTGCTCGATGGGCCGCGGGCGCACCTCGACGAGCGAACGCGCGGTGATCGTCAGCGCCTGATGGGGCGAGAGCACGTCGAACGCGCTCACCCGCGTGCCGAAGTAGTCGACGTAGGTGTTGACGGCGGTCGACGGCTCGATCTCGAGCGCCGCACTGAGCACGAACTGGCTCTCGGTGGTGCCGGGAAGCATTCGCGCCTCGTTGTAGGACGCCGAGACGTCGCCGCCGTACCGGAAGCCCGTCTCGTGCTCGATCCGCAGCCGCTTCATGAGGTCTCTCCGATCCAGCTGGGCTCGGCCTGCGTCGGGAAGAACCGCTGACGGATGGCGTCGGACGCCTCACGCGTGACGGTCTGCACCCGGAGCATGTGGGTGGGAAGCTCGCTCAGGATCTCGCTGATCGGCAGGTACTCGAGGTCGTTGCGGATGCGCCCGAGCGCGCGCAGCACCTGGTTCGAGTGGCCGACGCGGTCCTCACGCGGGTCGATCGCGGAGATGCACTCCTCGGCCCGCGAGATCGAGTAGATGATCGAGCGCGGGAAGAGGCGGTCGAGCAGTAGGAACTCCGCGGCGTTGCGCGCGCTCGGCATGCCGCGGTAGGTGCGCAGATACGCCTCGTACGCACCGCAGGAGCGCAGGATGGTCGTCCATGACGGACCCGATGCCTCGGTCAGCGACCGGGTCGCGAGCAGTCGCGCCGTCATGTCGGCGCGTTCGATCGACCGGCCGAGGGTGAAGAACTGCCAGGCCTCGTCCCGGCTCGTCGACGAGTCGACGACGCCGACGGCGAGCGCGGCGCGCTCGCGCACCCACTGGAAGAACTCGTGCACCTTGTCGGTCTGCAGTCGTCGCGGCATCCGCGCGTTGGTCGTGTTCAGGCACTCCCACAGCTCGGTCGAGACGATCTCGCGCGCACGGCGGGCGTTCTCGCGCGCCGAGGTCAACGAATAGAGGATGCTCGACGGGTTCATGCGGTCGACGGCGAGGCGGGAGAGCACGTGCTCGCGCGTGACGGTCTCGACGCCGTCGGGCGGCGAGGAGCCCATGACCGCGAGCAGCGAGCGGCAGGCGGTGTCCTCATCGATCCACGGATCCTCCAGCAGCAGCTGCAGGTGCACGTCGAGGATGCGGGCCGTGCCGTCGCTGCGCTCGATGTAGCGCCCGATCCAGAACAGGCTCTCGGCAATCCGGCTCAGCAGCATTGCGCACCCCCGTCCATGTCCCGGTTGCTGCAACGCATGTCCCGGTTGCTGCAGTTTTCGGGGTCGATTCCTGCGGGAAGTGGGACATGCCCCGGGGCGGATGCGGCGGCACGGGCCTGTTGCTGCTGCTCCTGCTGCTCGACGTTCGAGCGGGGGCGGTCCTGCGGCGAATGGTCGACCTCGTCGGGGGTGACCTCGAGTGCCGCATCCGTGATGATCGGAATGGACTGCGTGATCGTCGAGGCCTGGTCGGCCACGAGCCCCGCCAGTCCCTGACCCTGCCCGTACTCGACGTGACCCGGGGCCGCGCCGCCGACGACCCACGTGTCCTTCGACCCGCCGCCCTGGCTCGAGTTGACGACGAGCTGCCCCTCCGGGAGCGCCACCCGCGTGAGACCGCCGGGCAGCACCCAGATGTCGTCGCCGTCGTTCACCGCGAACGGTCGCAGGTCGGCGTGGCGGGGCCGCATCCCGTCCTCGACGAGCGTCGGGATGGTGGAGAGCATGACGACCGGCTGCGCGATCCACCCGCGCGGGTCGGCCAGCAGGGTCTTGCGCAGCGTGTCGAGCTCGGCGCGCGAGGCGTCGGGGCCGACGACGAGCCCCTTGCCGCCGGAGCCGTCGACCGGCTTCACGACGAGCTCGTCGAGCCGGTCGAGCACCTCTTCGAGCGCCGCCGGGTCCTCGAGGCGCCACGTGTCCACGATCGGCAGGATCGGCTCCTCCGACAGGTAGTAGCGGATGAGGTCGGGCGTGTAGGTGTAGAGCAGCTTGTCGTCGGCGACGCCGTTGCCCACCGCGTTGGCGATCGTGACGTTGCCCATGCGCGCGGCGAGCATGAGTCCCGGCGCGCCCAGCATCGAATCGGCCCGGAACTGCAGCGGGTCGAGGAAGTCGTCGTCGACCCGGCGGTAGATGACGTCGACCCGCTTGGGGCCGCGGGTCGTGCGCATGAAGACGCGCCCGCCCATGCACAGCAGGTCGCGCCCCTCGACGAGTTCCACGCCCATGAGTCGCGCGAGCAGCGTGTGCTCGAAGTACGCCGAGTTGTAGACGCCCGGCGTGAGCACGACGACGTTGGGGTCGTCGATCCCGGGCGGGGCCGAGGCGCGCAGAGCTGCGAGCAGCTTGTTGGGGTAGTCGCCCACCGGACGCACCCGCATCGAGAGGAACAGCTCGGGCAGCGTCTGCGCCATGACGCGACGGTTGGAGATGACGTAGCTGACGCCCGAGGGCACGCGCACGTTGTCTTCGAGCACCCGCATCTTGCCGTGCTCGTCGCGGATGAGGTCGATGCCGGACACCTGGATGCGGACGCCGTTCGCCGAGTGGATGCCGGCGGCCTGACGGTAGAAGTACTGGCTCGACGCGATCAGACGCGCGGGGATCACCCCGTCGCGCACGCAGTTCTGGCGGCCGTAGGCGTCGTCGAGGAACGCTTCGAGGGCCCGGACGCGCTGCTTGACGCCCGCCTCGATCTCGCTCCACTCCGCGTAGTCGATGATGCGGGGCACGGCATCCAGCGGGAACGGCCGCTCCTCGCCCGCGAAGTCGAAGGTGACGCCCTGAGCGAGGTAGCTGGAGGCGAGCGACTCCGTGCGCCCGCGCAGCTCCTCCTGCGTCATGCGCGCCAGCGCCTGGTAGAGCTCGCGATAGGCGCTGCGCGACTCCGCCGCCGCGCCAGGATGCGCGGGATGACCGAACATCTCGTCGAACGCGGGCAGCCCCTGCGGGGTCTTGCGCGGCGCGAGAGTGGAGCCGTAGCCGTCGAACAAGTCGCCCATGCGATGAGCCTAATCGCGCGCGTATTGCCGGGATGTTTCTCCGCACCCCACGATGTGGATCGCGTCGTCGTCCCTCACCCGCTCCGCCCCGCATCCCGCGCCCGCTGGGCGCACATCCCGCATCCGCTGAGCGCACCCCGCACCCGCTCGCGCAACGTCCGCGTCTCAAACCTGCACGCACCACACCCCGCGAACGTGCACAAGTGAGACACCCACCGCCCCCGCGCATCCCGCACCCGCTCGCGCAACGTCCGTGTCTCAAACCTGCACGCACCACACCCCGCGAACGTGCACAAGTGAGACACGCAACGCCCCACGCGCCCCCGCCGGCGTGCGTGTCTCAAACGTGCACGCGAGATGTCTCGCACGCGTGCATTTGTGAGACACGCATACCGACCCGACACGCATACCGGCCCGACACGCACACCGGCGAGACACGCACATCCGCCCGCCCCGACACTCACCCCACCCCGGGCGCACCGGCCCACCCCCGGAACCCCGTTCCACACACGCCGCCCCGCCCCACACCACGGGTCAGGGGCGGGTGCGGGCGGCGCACAGCGCGCTGACCATGAGGCACCCGAGCATGCCGGCCGCCATGGGAACGGCGGTGTGCGAACCGAGGACGCCGCCCACGGGCGCCACCGCGGCGGCCACCGCGTACTGCGCCGACCCCATCAGGGCCGCTCCCGCTCCCGCCGCGAACCGCGCCCGCGAGAGGGCGACGGCGCTCGCACTCGCGAGAACAGCGGAGGCCGCGGCGCCGCTCACGAGAACGGGCACGAGGAAGGTCACGAGCGTGAACGGTCCCCACAGCGCGAAGATCAGCAGCGCCGCGGTCGCGACGAGCGCCGCCCCCTGCGCGGCCGCCATCATCCGTCGGATGCCGAAACGCCCCACCAGCACGGCGTTGACCGTGCTGCCCGCGAGCACGGAACCGGCGTAGAGCGCGTAGACGAGCGCGAAGCCCCACGGCCCCGTGTGCAGGATCTCCTGCGCGACGAAGGACGATGCGGCGGAGTGCACCGCGAGCGCTGCGAACGCGAACGCCATCGACAGGGCGGGCAGGACGTACCCGCCATCGCGCAGCAGGCGGCCGTAGTTGGCGGCCATCGCGCCGAACCGGAGGGTCTGGCGCCGCCCTCGCTCCAGGCTCTCGGGCACGAGGACGGCCGCCACGGCCAGTGCGAGCGCGGCGAGGACAGCGAGCGCGAGGAAGCCCGCCCGCCATCCGCCGACCTGCAGCGCAGCGGCCCCGAGGATGGGCGCCGCGAACGGCCCCGCCGCGATCACCGACATGAGGATGCTGTACGCACGGGCGGCGGCCACCCCGGTCGCCAGGTCCGCCACGACCGCTCGCGCCACGACGACCACCGCCGCAGCCCCCAGCCCCTGCGCCGCGCGCGTCGCCACGAGCACCTCGATCGAGCCTGCGGCAGCGGATGCGGCAGCGGAGGCGGCCAGCAGCCCCAGCCCGCACAGCAGCGCCGGGCGGCGACCGGTCGCGTCCGAGAGCGGTCCGATCAGCAGCTGTCCGCCCGCGACGCCGAGAAGAAAGCCGGTGTAGACCATCTGGCCGCCCGCGGTGGTGGTGCCGAGTTCGTGGACGATCACGCCGAGGCCCGGCAGGAAGAGGCTGGCCGCGAGCGGGTTGGCGGTCATGAGCAGACCGAGCACGAGAACGAGACCCGCGGTCAGCGGCCGCGACGCCGTCATCGGAGTACCGCTCGCACGAGACTTGAGTGTACGCATTGCGTGCAAGCGATCGCAATGCGTACACTCGACGGAGTCGATGACGACCCGGAAGGACGACGGATGTCCGCGTTGCGCAGCAATCTTCCTCCCACCTCCGCACTCGGGGTCGCCCGTCGTGCGCAGTGGCGCTCCCTCGGCATCCCCGCGGAGGAGCTCGACCGCCCCAAGATCGCGATCGTCAACACCTCGTCCGATCTCGCAGCGTGCTTCGCGCATCTCGACGACATCGTCGCCGTGCTGAAGAAGGAGCTCCGGGCGCAGGGCCTGCTGCCTTTCGAGATCCGCACCGCCGCCCCCTCCGACTTCGTCACGAGCGCGGGGCGCGCCGGGCGCTACATCCTGCCCAGCCGAGACCTCATCGTGAACGACATCGAGGCGTCGGTCGAGGGCGCGCTGCTCGACGGCATGATCTGTCTCAGCTCCTGCGACAAGACGACGCCCGCGCACCTCATGGCCGCGGGGCGCCTGAACGTGCCCACGGTGATCGTGCCGTGCGGCTATCAGCGCTCGGGGCTGGCCGAGGGGCGCGAGGCGGACGTCGAGGAGGTCTTCCTGCTCGCCGCACAGGCGGCCGTCACGGGGGCTCCCACCGACGACCTCATCGACCTCGCCGACGACGCGATCCTGGGCCCGGGCGTGTGCTCGGGCATGGCAACCGCGAACTCCATGCACGTCGTCGCCGAGGCGCTCGGCATGACGGTTCCCCGCGCCGCTCCCGTCCGCGCCAACGGCGCGCGGATGTGGGACAGCGTGCGCCGCTCGGCTGTCGCGATGGCCGATCTGATCGCCCGCGACATCCGGCCGCGCTCCATCATCACCGCAGAGGCGATCCAGGATGCGGTGCGCGCCATGCTCGCCGTGGGCGGATCGATGAACACCATCAAGCACCTTCAGGCGATCGCGATCGAGGCGGGCGTGGACGTGGACGTCTGGGGCCTGTTCCGTGCGCTCGGGCGGCAGACTCCGTTGCTCGCCTCCGTGCGCCCCAACGGTCCCGCACTCATCGAGGAGTTCGACGATGCCGGCGGCGGCGCCACGCTGCTGCGCGCCCTGCTGCCGCTGCTGCACGGTGAGCGACCCACTGCGGCCGGCACGACCGTCGCCGAGAACGCGTCCGCGGCCCCCGCCCCGGACGGCGTCGTCATCCGCTCGCTCGAGGACCCGTTCGGCACGGATCCCGCGATCTCCGTGCTGCGCGGCACGCTCGCCCCGGGCGGCGCTGTGGCGAAGCGCCCGGTCCCGGATCCCGGTCCGCATCGCTTCCGAGGCCCGGCGCGGGTGTTCGCGAACCGCGAGGAGGCGATCGGAGCGATCGGCGACGGCCGGCTGCAGCGCGGCGACGTCGCGGTCATCCGCGGCATCGGCGTGCGGGGCGCCCCCGGGATGGGCCTGACCTCGGCGTTCATCTTCGCCCTGCACGCTCGGGGCCTGGCCGACGACGTCGCGCTGGTGACCGACGGACAGTTCAGCGGGCTGGTCAACCAGGGCATCTCGATCGGCGAGGTCTCCCCCGAGGCCGCCGACGACGGGCCGCTCGGCCGGGTGCAGGACGGCGATGTGATCGACATCGACCTGTCCGAGGGGCGCGTCGACCTTCTCGTGGACCCCGCTGAGCTCGCCGCGCGTGAGCCCTACCGCCCTCCGGCCGACCGCGACTCCGGCGGCGGGATGCTCGACCAGTACGAGCACCTCGTTCAGCCTCTGGGATGCGGCGCCGTGCTGTGCGCGCGACCGGGGCTCTGCGACCGAGACGACACCGAGACCCCGAGCCTGGAGGACGCATGACCGATTCGACGATCACCCTGCCCGCCGCCCGCATCCCCGTCATCGGGGAGTACGACGTCGTGGTGGTGGGAGGCGGGCCCGCGGGCCTCTTCGCCGCCACGGCAGCGGCGCGCGCCGGACGCTCGGTGCTGCTGCTGGAGCGCTACGGGTTCCTCGGCGGAGCGGGGACCATGGGCGGCCTGAGCACCTTCTGCGGCCTGCACGCCCGCGTGTACGGGACAGACATGCGCGTCATCCGCGGGATCACCGATGACCTGCTCGACCGCCTCGTCGCCCTCGACGGTCTCAACGACCCGCACCTCAGCGTCGACGATCGCATCATGGCGCAGGCATTCGACATCTCGGCCTACAAGATCGCCGCGGACGACCTGCTCGTCTCGGCAGGTGCGGAAGTGCTGTTCCACACGACCGCCGTCGACACGGTGCTCGCCGACGACGGCGCGATCGACGCGGTCGTCATCGAATCGAAGTCGGGCCGGCAGGCCGTGCGCGGATCGGTCTTCATCGACGGCTCCGGCGATGCCGACCTCGCAGCCTTCGCGGGGGCGCCGTTCGAGCGATCGGAGCACCTGCTGTACCCCTCGCTGATGTTCCGCATCAACGGCGTCGACTACGACAAGGCGGGTCCGGCGTGGCGCACCATCCGTCGCCTGATGGAGGACGCGGAGGCCGCCGGCACGCATCGCTTCCCCCGCAAGAAGCCCATCGTGCGCCCGCAGCGCAATCCGCTGGAGTGGCGGTCGAACCTCACGCAGCTGAGCAACGACGACGGCTCCGCCGTCGACGGCACCGACGTGCGGCAGCTCTCCCAAGGGGAGCTGCAGGGGCGCCGGCAGGTGCGCGACACCTTCGCCTTCATCCGCGAGCGCACCCCCGGCTTCGAGGACTCCTACGTCGTGGACATCGCCCCGCAGATCGGCATCCGGGAGACCCGCCGCATCCGCGGCCGCTACATGCTCACCGAGCAGGACGTGCTCGGCTGCGCCGACTTCACCGACGTGATCGGGGTGAACGGCTGGCCGGTCGAGGCGCACGTGGCGGGAGACGTCGAGTTCCGCTTCGCCCCCGCCGACAGCAGAGGCTTCAACCAGTTGCCGTACCGGATGCTGGTGCCCGAGGCCGTGCCGAACCTGCTCGTCGTCGGGCGCTGCGCCTCGATGACCCAGGGCGGGCAGTCCTCGGGGCGCGTCACCGGCCCGTGCTTCGCAATGGGCCAGGCGGCCGGCACCGCAGCCGCGCTCGCGCTGGGCGCGGGTGTCGCCGTGGGCGACGTGGACGTGACGGCGCTCCAGGCGCGTCTGATCGCGGACGGTGCCTATCTCGGCACCGAGGAGCCGACCGCGGAGATGGTGGCGCCGACCCCCGTCTCAGCGCGCTGACGGCGGCGTCAGTCTGTCGCCGGCGGAGTCCGGTACGCGCCGGGATTCGCCGCCCGGTACGCCGCGGCGATGCGCTCGGCCGCATCCCGCAGCGCCGGGACGATCTCGTCGCGCAGCGCCGCCTCGCGCGAGCGGAGCGTGGTCGACGACACCGTCAGTCCCGCCACTGCGCGTCCCGCGACGACGATCGGCACGGCGGCTGCGATCATCCCGGGGTGCAGTTCCTCGATCGACACGTCGTAGCCGTCCGTGCGCACCTGCCGCAGGCGCTCGCGGAGAGCGCCGGTCTCGACGATCGTGAGGGGCGTGTACGCCTCGCGCGGCCGCGTCAGGTAGGCATCGAGCTCCGACTCGGGCAGATCTGCCAGCAGCACGCGCCCGACAGCCGTCGCGTGTGCCGGAAGACGCGTGCCGACCCGCACCGCATCCGGGAGCGGGCGCCGCTCCTCCACGCGCGCGACGTGGATCACATCGGGCAGGTCCAGCTCGCCGATGCTGCAGGTCTCCCCCGTGTGCGCGACGATCTCCGCCATGATCGGCTGCGCGATCTCGGGCAGCGACGAGGCGGCGAAGTAGCCCGCACCGAGCTCGAGGATGCGGGCGGTAAGCCCCCAGCGGCCGTTCTCGTTGCGGACGTAGCCGATGTGCTCGAACGTGAGCAGGATGCGGCGCACGACGGGCCTCGGCAACTGCACCCGCGTCGCCAGCTCGCTCACGCTCGAGGTCGCGTCGTGCCCGCCGAAGGCGCGCAGCACCGCGACCGCGCGCTCCACGCTCTGGATGCGGTCGCGCGATCTGTCCTCCTGCGTCACCTGGCTACCTTCCCACGACGCGCGCCGACGCCGCGCCCGTGGCGAGGGCGCGGCGTCGGCGATGTGCGGATCAGAGGTTCTCGCGCAGTCCGTAGACCGATTCGTGCCAGGGGATGAAGAACCGCTTCGCCTCGTTGACGATCAGGTACAGCACGAGACCGATCAGCGAGAGCAGCAGGATCAGAGCGAAGGTGCGCGCCGCATCCAGCGAGTTCATCGCTCTGACGACCATCGCTCCGAGTCCGACGCTGCCGCCGAGGTACTCGCCGACGATGGCGCCGATGGTGGCGAGCACGATCGCGACCTCCATACCGGCGAACAGATACGGCTGCAGGCTGCGCATCTCGAGCTGCGTGAAGGTCTGCGCCCTGGAGGCGTTCAGGCTGCGCATCACCTCGCGCTGGCCCCGCTCGACGGAACGCACACCCAGCAGCACGTTGAGCATCACGGGGAAGAACGCCAGCAGCGCTGCCAGGACGATCTTGGAGGTGATCCCGAAGCCGAACCAGATGACGAACAGCGGCACGAAGGCGACCTTGGGTGCCACCTGCGCGATGACGATGAGCGGACGGATGCTCACCTCGAGCCACGGGAGCTTGCCGAGGACGACACCCACGACCACACCGAGGACGACGGCGACGGCGAAGCCGACGAGGATCTCGGTGACGGTGACGCCCGCCTCCGCCCACGTCTTGCCGTCGGAGACGAGTGCGACGAACGCCTCGCCGACCGCGGCCGGCGGCGGGAACACGAACGGGTTCACGTCGAAGGCGCTGACGTAGAGCTGCCAAAGGCCGATGATGACGACCACGAGAGCCGGGGTCACGATCCACGGCAGGATCTTCATGGTCCGCGCGCGGGCGCGCCGGCGCTCGAGGGTGACGACCGACGTGGTGGTCGGCTGGTCCGGGGGTGCTTGCACGGTGGTCATGCGCTCATTCCTCCTCGTCGAGGTCGTGGCGAAGGCTGCGCACGATGTCGTTGAATCCGGGCGTCGTCTGCAGCTCGATGTCGCGCGGCTTGGCGTCCGGAACGGTCAGGATCTGCCGGATGCGGCCCGGCCGCGGCGTCATGTGCACGACCCGGTCCGCGAGGAACACCGCCTCCGGGATGTCGTGCGTCACGAAGACGACGGTGGAGTTGGTCTGCAGGACGATGCGCTGCAGCTCCAGGTTCATCCGCTCGCGCGTCAGAGCATCGAGCGCCCCGAAGGGCTCGTCCATCAGCAGCAGGTCGGGCTCGGTGCTCAGCGAGCGCGCGATCGCGGCGCGCTGCCGCATCCCTCCGGACAGCTCACGCGGATACGACCGCTCGAAGCCCTTCAGCCCCACGAGGTCGGCCAGCTCCGCCGCACGCGCTCGGCGCTCCGCCTTGCCCACTCCTCGCAGCTTCAACGGCAGGGCGATGTTGTCGAGCACCGAGAACCACGGGAACAGGTTGCTCTCCTGGAACACGAACCCGAGCCGGGTCACGGCGGACGGCTCGACCCGTCCGTCGCGCCACAGGTGGCGCCCATCGACCTCGATCGAACCCGCGGTCGGGGCGAGCAGGCCGCCGATCATGCGCAGAAGCGTCGTCTTGCCGCATCCCGAGCGCCCGATCAGGGCGACGAACTCGCCGCGCTGGATGTCGAGGTCGACGCCGGACACGGCATGGGTCACTCCTGCGCGGGTCTGGAAGTCGCGTCCGACGCCCCGGATGCGCAGGCGAGGCTGCGTCGCGGTCTCCGTCAGCGGCGGATCAGCCGTGACGACGGTGTCGTTGCTCATGATCGTTCCTTCCCGTGCTCAGCCCGCGGGCACGTAGTCGTTCGTGATCCAGTCGCCGGGGTTCTGGCCGCCCTCGAGCAGCCCCGCCTTGACGTAGGTGTCGTAGGTCGCCTTCCAGGCATCCAGGTTGTTCTCCAGCAGCGGCACGCCGCCGTCGGCGTCGACCCAGGTCTGCGTCGTGTAGATCTCCAGCGCGGCCGCGGCGATCTCGTCGTCGGCGAGCGCCGGGAAGTTCCAATCGCCGCTGTCGCGCAGTGTCTTGAGCACGTTGGCGAACTTGTTCGGCGCGTCGTCGATCATGTCCTGCACGGCTTCGCGGATGGCGGCCATGAACGCCTCGATCTGGGCGACCTTCTTCTCGTCCTTGAGGTTGGACTCGGTCGTGATCCAGGTCTGGATGTCGGGGGCGTCGCCGAGACCTGCGTCGTCGACGACCGCGTCCGGATTCTGCTGGCCGATGGCGAGCGAGGTGTCGAGACTGACGATGTAGCCGTCGAGCTGCCCCTGGCGCACGACCTCCAGGGTCGCCGCCGTGACGGGCACGGCCTGGCGGGTGACGGTGTCCTCCGCGATACCCGCATCGTCCAGCGTGAGGTTCAAGAGCTTCTCGCTGGTGCCGCCGATCGAGCCCAT contains the following coding sequences:
- a CDS encoding FAD-dependent oxidoreductase; its protein translation is MTDSTITLPAARIPVIGEYDVVVVGGGPAGLFAATAAARAGRSVLLLERYGFLGGAGTMGGLSTFCGLHARVYGTDMRVIRGITDDLLDRLVALDGLNDPHLSVDDRIMAQAFDISAYKIAADDLLVSAGAEVLFHTTAVDTVLADDGAIDAVVIESKSGRQAVRGSVFIDGSGDADLAAFAGAPFERSEHLLYPSLMFRINGVDYDKAGPAWRTIRRLMEDAEAAGTHRFPRKKPIVRPQRNPLEWRSNLTQLSNDDGSAVDGTDVRQLSQGELQGRRQVRDTFAFIRERTPGFEDSYVVDIAPQIGIRETRRIRGRYMLTEQDVLGCADFTDVIGVNGWPVEAHVAGDVEFRFAPADSRGFNQLPYRMLVPEAVPNLLVVGRCASMTQGGQSSGRVTGPCFAMGQAAGTAAALALGAGVAVGDVDVTALQARLIADGAYLGTEEPTAEMVAPTPVSAR
- a CDS encoding IclR family transcriptional regulator C-terminal domain-containing protein, yielding MTQEDRSRDRIQSVERAVAVLRAFGGHDATSSVSELATRVQLPRPVVRRILLTFEHIGYVRNENGRWGLTARILELGAGYFAASSLPEIAQPIMAEIVAHTGETCSIGELDLPDVIHVARVEERRPLPDAVRVGTRLPAHATAVGRVLLADLPESELDAYLTRPREAYTPLTIVETGALRERLRQVRTDGYDVSIEELHPGMIAAAVPIVVAGRAVAGLTVSSTTLRSREAALRDEIVPALRDAAERIAAAYRAANPGAYRTPPATD
- a CDS encoding ABC transporter permease, translating into MTTVQAPPDQPTTTSVVTLERRRARARTMKILPWIVTPALVVVIIGLWQLYVSAFDVNPFVFPPPAAVGEAFVALVSDGKTWAEAGVTVTEILVGFAVAVVLGVVVGVVLGKLPWLEVSIRPLIVIAQVAPKVAFVPLFVIWFGFGITSKIVLAALLAFFPVMLNVLLGVRSVERGQREVMRSLNASRAQTFTQLEMRSLQPYLFAGMEVAIVLATIGAIVGEYLGGSVGLGAMVVRAMNSLDAARTFALILLLSLIGLVLYLIVNEAKRFFIPWHESVYGLRENL
- a CDS encoding ABC transporter ATP-binding protein; translated protein: MSNDTVVTADPPLTETATQPRLRIRGVGRDFQTRAGVTHAVSGVDLDIQRGEFVALIGRSGCGKTTLLRMIGGLLAPTAGSIEVDGRHLWRDGRVEPSAVTRLGFVFQESNLFPWFSVLDNIALPLKLRGVGKAERRARAAELADLVGLKGFERSYPRELSGGMRQRAAIARSLSTEPDLLLMDEPFGALDALTRERMNLELQRIVLQTNSTVVFVTHDIPEAVFLADRVVHMTPRPGRIRQILTVPDAKPRDIELQTTPGFNDIVRSLRHDLDEEE
- a CDS encoding ABC transporter substrate-binding protein, giving the protein MITAVRRTKTRRLSLVAATLAAGALALTGCGAGAAEESGSTPGAGGDLGSMTVVTFLPLESFSFGPEMFAYSGGYFEKHGLDVTLQPVQGTSAAIQSLLGGATTLTRASTVDVFPPMVDGQPIRAVGTMAYKSNLRMISVEEDPITTPADMEGKVIGMGSIGGTSEKLLNLTLDDAGIAEDTVTRQAVPVTAATLEVVRQGQLDGYIVSLDTSLAIGQQNPDAVVDDAGLGDAPDIQTWITTESNLKDEKKVAQIEAFMAAIREAVQDMIDDAPNKFANVLKTLRDSGDWNFPALADDEIAAAALEIYTTQTWVDADGGVPLLENNLDAWKATYDTYVKAGLLEGGQNPGDWITNDYVPAG